CCTTCGAAGATGGTCGCCTCATCCGGTAGTGGAACACCCACACCGTTCACATTGTTCGGATAGTCGTATGCCCACATCCAATCAGGAAGCCATGAGAGACTATTGGGCTTGGCTGCAGTATTGACAATCCCCCAATCCCCATCTCCTGATACCTGACAGCCTATCCGTCCGATTCCATATGCCAGAAGAAAGCCAGGAGCCGCTGCATCTGCTCCCACGAGCGGAGGGATGCCGTTCTTAGAGAAATAGCGTAGCACACCGATGGTACCCAGAATCAGGCCGCCATAGATGGTCAATCCGCTCAAGACACTGTTGACGGAGAAGTTGGTGAAGAAGGTCTTGATATGATCGGGATCTTCGAAAATGAAGAAGAGCTTTGCCCCAATGAATCCCCAGATAGCCGCTTGAACTGCTAGATTATTAGCATGTTCTCGAGCAGGAACCATATATTCCTCTTCCGTTTCAGTCGGATATTGGGATTTTTCGGATTTCCACTCCCTGTATCTCAGGTAGAATAGCCCTGCTGCACCTATCAGACCTCCGATCATACTCCCTTCACTGCTGAATAGATAGCTGGGTGCGTCAGAGAGTACCGAAGAATCGAATACGAGATAGATCAACTTGTATCCGATTATGAAGCCGATCAAGGCACTTGTCACATAGGACATTATACTGGGCGGTACACCGCGATTCACCTTTTTCTTTACCGGCCGTATAAGCCCCGACTTGGTCTTTCGCTCTATCTCCTTGCTCAAAGTCCAAGCAGCAGCGATGAATGCGAGCACTACGAAGAATCCGAAGGAATTGACCAGTTTCAGGAAGGGGAGGTCAAGGCCCAATAGATCTTTCAGGGCATGGTAAAGGGTTGGATACATACAGCCTAAGTCAGAATTTTTTCCTGCTCCAAGGATACGCATTCATATACTCCATCGCTATTCAGCTTGTCCAAGCGTACATCGATGATCTGATTGCCTTGCTTAGGGTCGTAGGGTAGAGAAACCTTGATATAGTTCTCTGTGAAACCATGCATGCGTCCATCGATAGCATTGTCCTCCAAGAGCACCCGCATGGTTCTGCCTTGATATTTCTCATAGAAGGCACGCTGCTTCTTCAGGGAGAGCATACGTAGGATCTTATTGCGTTGTTGACGTATGCCCATGTCCACTTTCTCAGAAGAACGTATTGCGGTGGTATTTGGACGTTCGGAATAGGTGAATACGTGTAGATAGCTGACATCAAGGCTCTTAAGGAATTCAACGGTCTTCAGAAATTCATCTTCCGTCTCTCCGGGATAGCCCACGATCACATCCACCCCGATACAGGCTTCGGGCAATACGGAACGGATGTATTCGATTCGGGATCTATAGAGTTCCGTGTCATATCTCCTTCGCATGGCCTTGAGCAGGGTGTCGCTTCCGCTTTGTAGGGGAATGTGGAAATGCGGCATGAAACGATCAGAAGCAGCCACCGTATTTATGATCTCCTCGCTCAGTAGATCGGGTTCGATGCTGGATATGCGCAGCCTGTGAATGGAAACTTCTTGATCCAAGGCCTTGACCACATCGATGAATCTTTCTCCTTGATCATTCTTGAAATCACCGATGTTGACCCCTGTGAGAACGATCTCCTTGATGCCTTGAGCGCTGATCTCCCGAGCATTCTGTATGACCTGAGTGACCGATCCACTGCGACTTCTACCTCTGGCCAGGGGGATGGTGCAGAAGGAGCAGAAGTAATCGCAGCCATCCTGGATCTTCAAGAAACTTCGCGTACGGTCACCTGCGCTCCAAGATGGGATGAATTCTTTGGTCTCCTTGATATGAGAGTTTCGTATCAAGGTCTCCAAATGTTTTCTGGAAGGATCGATGTACTCGGCAATGTTGAATTTCTCGTTGGCTCCCAGAACCACATCCACTCCATCGATCTCAGCGATGGTGCTGGGCTTCAACTGGGCATAGCAACCCACCACAGCGATAAATGCCTCCGGATTGTGCCCCAAGGCCCTGCGTACGATGTTGCGACACTTCTTGTCCGCTTGTTCTGTGACAGAGCAGGTATTGATGACATACACGTCCGCACCGTTCTCGAAATCGACCCGTGCAAATCCCTCATCGCTCAATTGCCTGGCAATGGTGGAGGTCTCTGCAAAATTCAATTTGCATCCCAAGGTGTAATATGCTGCGGTCTGCTGATGATTCAAGGGCTGCAAATTTAGCTCTATCAGCTCATTTCTCCATGTGGAGGAACTCCATGACGAGTCGATCTTTCTGAATACCGTAAACTTGAGCTCGAAAAATCTGTGCTATGGAAATATTCATGAATCCGGATGTCTGGGTGGTCCTGTTGACTTTGGTCTTCTTGGAGATCATCTTGGGAATAGATAACATCATATTCATCTCCATTTCTTCCAGCAAATTACCTGAGGCAGAAGGGAAGAAGGCGACTAATATCGGTCTGATATTGGCCATGGTCCTGCGTTTGGTATTGCTGCTCGGTATCAGTTGGTTGATCAGCATGCAGGAGCCTTGGATCAGTGTGGATTGGGGATGGATGAGTGCGGGCTTTTCAGGGCAGAGCATCATTCTTTTGATCGGAGGTCTATTCCTGTTGTACAAGAGTACCTCAGAGATACACGATAAGGTGGAAGGAGATGGACATCATAATCTGGACAGCACGGCCAAGGGCAAGAGCTTCAGTTCGGTGATCGTGCAGATCACGATGATTAACATCGTCTTTTCATTCGACTCCATACTCACTGCAGTGGGTATGACCAATGGGATGGAAGGGGCTTTGATGCTGATGGTCATTGCCGTTGTGGTCTCGGTCATCATCATGCTTCTCTTCGCAAATCCAGTAGGGTCATTCGTCCAGAAACATCCTACGGTCCAGATGCTCGGTCTGAGTTTCTTGATCCTCATCGGATTCATGTTGATCGCAGAAGGCATGCATCTTGCACATGCCGAGGTCATGGGAAGGGAAGTAGGCGTGATACCGAAGGGATATCTATACTTCGCGATCGCCTTCTCCTTACTGGTAGAATTCCTCAATATGCGCATGCGAAAGAACTCAACACCTAGTTCAGCTCAATGAGTGTAGCAAAGAGATATATCCTTCCATGGGCTTTGATGGGACTTCTAAGTCTTCAATTGAAGTCTCAAGAAATCATCCCCGAGGTAGAGCGCTTAGAGACTCAGATAGCGCACCATGAGACTATGATCGATTCTCTTCAGATGAGGATCGAGCACTTGAAATCCGAGGTGCTCCTGAACGACTTGCACAGAAGTGGCCTTCCTTCAGAGGAGTATATTTCACATTCGGCCATGGTGGTCTCATTCGATGCATCCTCACGTCAAGCGGCCTGGGTCGCACATATCATCTCACCTGATATCGCTAAGGGTGGCTTTGGCCGTACCAATGATTTCCGGGACGACCCTTTGGTAGAAGGTGATGCGGTAGAGGCCGATTATTTCCTCAAGGAACTCCAGCCCGACAGCAGCTATGTCTATGACGGATTCGGCTACGATCGAGGTCACTTGGCGCCATCGGCTGATTTCAGTTGGAACCGTACTGCACTTTCTGAGAGTTACTTCTACTCGAATATGAGCCCCCAGCATCCGGATTTCAATCGGGAATCTTGGGCAGAACTCGAAGCTACGCTTCGCGCCTATGTCCTCCGGAACGAGGTGCCACTCTATGTGGTCACTCTACCTATCATAGATGCTGATGCTGAGCGCATAGAACGCGGTGTCCATCAATTGCCCATACCCCAGCGCTATGCCAAAGTGGTCTGGGATGATGTACATGGGAGAGGAGTGGCATTCATCATGGATAACAGACCGCTCGATGGCCACAATTCGGATCATGCCATGAGTATCGATCGGGCCGAAGAGATCACCGGCTATGACTTCTTCTCTGCACTGGCTAGTGATGAACAAGAATCTCAGATGAACATCTCCGACTGGTTTCCTGAATCCACCTGGGATGGTGTGGAGCCTTTATATGCTCCTTCTCTACCACCCGGACACATCAATACCACACAGGCCAAGCGGTGGATGGGGTCTCAAGACAAGGTCAGGGTATGCGGCACTGTGGTGAGCACACGTTTCAGCAGCTCAGGTAACTATTGGCTCAACGTGGATAAGAAGTTCCCAAATACGGTCTTCAATGTCTATGTACGTAAGAAGGACTTCAATAATTTCGATGGAATCCATAAGGAGTATCTCCTGAATGAGAAGGTATGTTTCAATGGGAAGGTGACCTCCATGTACGGACTACCCAACATGAACATTGTGAGGCAGGAGCAGGTGAGCCTGATGGATTGAGTCTTTACTCAGAACGAGAAGTGATCTCGGAACTCGATCAGGTCCTTCTCCAGATCGACTGAGGTCCTTGGTGTCCATGGTGCCAGTTGCGACTCCGTTCGGATTTGGATCTCACGCATCTTCATGTTCTGATCGATGAACAGCATCTCCATCTCTGGATAGATATTCTTCAAGGTCTGAGCGATCTCATTGACCTTGAGATTCATCTCTACCAAGTCGAATGTCCCAGATGTAATCCTCTCTGTAGCCATTTTAGCAAAAAGGTCAGCGATGCTTCTGATATGGATGAATGCACGGTATTGTTCTCCGCTTCCATGTATCACGACACGACCTCTGAAATGTGCATCGAAGAGTAGGCGATTGATCACCGTGTCGAATCGCATACTCTTGCTGAATCCGTATACGTTTCCGCACCGGAGTATCTGAGAATCATGACCAGTAGCTATCAATCGCTCGACATGCTCCTCGGCCCTGCGTTTTGAGATGCCGTAGAAGGTCTGCGGGTTGGGTATGTCACCAACTCCTACGGGCTCTAGATGACTACCATAGATGGACGAACTGCTCAGATGTGTCAATCGAGAGGTGCCGACCTCCTCGATGGCATAGACCAACTCTGCCGTACCCCAGTGATTGACCTGCTCGAAACTGTGGGATAGTTGATCGGAGAATGGAGAGATGACTCGGGCCGCACAATGGATGACCCAGTCTATGCCTTCGAGAGCCAGTTTCAGATTACGGGAGTCCAACAATTCACCTTGGATGAATCGGACCTTTCCGCGGATCTTATCCCTATTCAAAAAGAGGTTGTAATTCGGTCTGCTCAGATTGTCATAGACCACCACTTCATGGACATCTGAAGAATCAGCCAGTGTCCGTACGATCTCCGAGCCTATGTATCCGGCTCCTCCAGTGACCAATATTCTCATCTCAATCCTTCTTTTAATTCCAAGTGCAGCCCACACTCGGTCTTATTCATTCCAAACCATCGTCCATCGCGCCCTGAGGAGGTGTCTATGCGTATGGTGCAGGGTTCACAGCCTATGCTGAAATAGCCTTTTTGCTCCAAAGGGTGTTCTGGCAGGTCATGTGCCATGCGATACTGATAGATGTCCTTGTCGGTCCAGTAGAGCAGGGGATGGAAA
The sequence above is drawn from the Flavobacteriales bacterium genome and encodes:
- a CDS encoding diacylglyceryl transferase, with the protein product MYPTLYHALKDLLGLDLPFLKLVNSFGFFVVLAFIAAAWTLSKEIERKTKSGLIRPVKKKVNRGVPPSIMSYVTSALIGFIIGYKLIYLVFDSSVLSDAPSYLFSSEGSMIGGLIGAAGLFYLRYREWKSEKSQYPTETEEEYMVPAREHANNLAVQAAIWGFIGAKLFFIFEDPDHIKTFFTNFSVNSVLSGLTIYGGLILGTIGVLRYFSKNGIPPLVGADAAAPGFLLAYGIGRIGCQVSGDGDWGIVNTAAKPNSLSWLPDWMWAYDYPNNVNGVGVPLPDEATIFEGYGTHLVPPVWPTPIYETLMAVGLFLILWVLRKRLKAIGAIFFLTFAFNGIERWFIEKIRVNEKIDFLGLSLTQAEYISILITLIGVIGFIWVMRKRPSVDVST
- a CDS encoding SDR family oxidoreductase, producing MRILVTGGAGYIGSEIVRTLADSSDVHEVVVYDNLSRPNYNLFLNRDKIRGKVRFIQGELLDSRNLKLALEGIDWVIHCAARVISPFSDQLSHSFEQVNHWGTAELVYAIEEVGTSRLTHLSSSSIYGSHLEPVGVGDIPNPQTFYGISKRRAEEHVERLIATGHDSQILRCGNVYGFSKSMRFDTVINRLLFDAHFRGRVVIHGSGEQYRAFIHIRSIADLFAKMATERITSGTFDLVEMNLKVNEIAQTLKNIYPEMEMLFIDQNMKMREIQIRTESQLAPWTPRTSVDLEKDLIEFRDHFSF
- the mtaB gene encoding tRNA (N(6)-L-threonylcarbamoyladenosine(37)-C(2))-methylthiotransferase MtaB — translated: MNHQQTAAYYTLGCKLNFAETSTIARQLSDEGFARVDFENGADVYVINTCSVTEQADKKCRNIVRRALGHNPEAFIAVVGCYAQLKPSTIAEIDGVDVVLGANEKFNIAEYIDPSRKHLETLIRNSHIKETKEFIPSWSAGDRTRSFLKIQDGCDYFCSFCTIPLARGRSRSGSVTQVIQNAREISAQGIKEIVLTGVNIGDFKNDQGERFIDVVKALDQEVSIHRLRISSIEPDLLSEEIINTVAASDRFMPHFHIPLQSGSDTLLKAMRRRYDTELYRSRIEYIRSVLPEACIGVDVIVGYPGETEDEFLKTVEFLKSLDVSYLHVFTYSERPNTTAIRSSEKVDMGIRQQRNKILRMLSLKKQRAFYEKYQGRTMRVLLEDNAIDGRMHGFTENYIKVSLPYDPKQGNQIIDVRLDKLNSDGVYECVSLEQEKILT
- a CDS encoding TerC family protein, whose translation is MEIFMNPDVWVVLLTLVFLEIILGIDNIIFISISSSKLPEAEGKKATNIGLILAMVLRLVLLLGISWLISMQEPWISVDWGWMSAGFSGQSIILLIGGLFLLYKSTSEIHDKVEGDGHHNLDSTAKGKSFSSVIVQITMINIVFSFDSILTAVGMTNGMEGALMLMVIAVVVSVIIMLLFANPVGSFVQKHPTVQMLGLSFLILIGFMLIAEGMHLAHAEVMGREVGVIPKGYLYFAIAFSLLVEFLNMRMRKNSTPSSAQ
- a CDS encoding DNA/RNA non-specific endonuclease; amino-acid sequence: MGLLSLQLKSQEIIPEVERLETQIAHHETMIDSLQMRIEHLKSEVLLNDLHRSGLPSEEYISHSAMVVSFDASSRQAAWVAHIISPDIAKGGFGRTNDFRDDPLVEGDAVEADYFLKELQPDSSYVYDGFGYDRGHLAPSADFSWNRTALSESYFYSNMSPQHPDFNRESWAELEATLRAYVLRNEVPLYVVTLPIIDADAERIERGVHQLPIPQRYAKVVWDDVHGRGVAFIMDNRPLDGHNSDHAMSIDRAEEITGYDFFSALASDEQESQMNISDWFPESTWDGVEPLYAPSLPPGHINTTQAKRWMGSQDKVRVCGTVVSTRFSSSGNYWLNVDKKFPNTVFNVYVRKKDFNNFDGIHKEYLLNEKVCFNGKVTSMYGLPNMNIVRQEQVSLMD
- a CDS encoding phosphoadenosine phosphosulfate reductase family protein; this encodes FHPLLYWTDKDIYQYRMAHDLPEHPLEQKGYFSIGCEPCTIRIDTSSGRDGRWFGMNKTECGLHLELKEGLR